In Aedes albopictus strain Foshan chromosome 3, AalbF5, whole genome shotgun sequence, the genomic window tcgaacacagtcatgtgtggcatggatgtttactaatgtcgttttcgtttttgcggtggtgctacaccggtgtagcacttttgcaccgaaagtgttcgtttttgattttcgtgctgcaccggtgtagcactttttctgcaccgctcaagatagtgcagcactcaaaaaatccagagtgtagcaggtgtacaccgcgtccaccaatcagcgtttgcaaagttgtaaatattttggtttttattcacgcacaccaatgcaactacaccgaaaatgttcgtttttgcagtgaaaagtgtagcacgaagcggtgtagcactgccgcaaaaacgaaaacgacataaaaaATGTGCacgccgaacacatttttgagcgtagccgtttttgcgtgaacaAGCGTTTTTTTCTCCGCGTCGGCAAAACGCGCTTTTTCTAGTTTCGATTAATTTTAATTTCTAGTCTCATTTTAAGCTCAAATTGAAAAAATAGTGCTGAAACCTGTTGACTAGGATTAGTAGAAGTGATTAAAAGTGTTCTTCATCGAAAATTTGTGGTGCTTATCATGCTAGAGGCTGCCAAACAGCAGAAATCCGACAGCGTCAACTCGAACAATAGCATCAACAGCAGCAATCATGACGATGAGCATCAACAGCGCCGTCAAGGTCAGTCAGCATCACCAatatcagcaacagcagcagttaCTTCGCCAGCTAATCCAACTTCTTCGCCCGTAGTAGTGCTGGGAGGAAGCACTACCAGTACCAGCTACGATTTGGCACAGTTTGAGCCAGTGCGTATTCTAAACAACAACAGCACACACAAGTCCGTTTCGCTGTTGGGACATTTCGGTAATCTATCGCGCGACAAATTCGCGATCATTGTGTTGGAGAAGACGGCCTTCACCGAGGCGCAACTACGAAATTACTCGGTGGTGACGAAAGCAGCAGTGACCCAGACGGCGACGACGTCGAGTGAAAGTGAATCGGAAAATTCATCCACGACTGCAGAAGTGGTTGTCGCTGCGGAGCGCAGTGTTTTCTCGAGCAAATCTCACCTCCGGACGGAGTTTATCAACGATATCTACGGGAATTTCCTGTGCGTAACAGACCCGGAAGTGAACCGTAAGTTACACGTGAGCGGAGGCGTTCGTTTGCGGATGATGCGTTAATCGAATTTATTCTCTTTGTTTCGTTGTTTACATAAATGGCCCCACTAGAGCTTAAGGTGACGATTATCTACCCAGCGACCGAGAAGCATATTTCGAAATATTCGGCCCACGCGAGGTTCCTACTCGAGGAGACGGCCGACGATTATCGGAGCGTGACGTTGCCCCACTTGGAGCAGGAACAGCTGAGCTTGGAGGTGAGTAGTTCACTATCAATCATCTACAGCCAGGCCGATGACCTGCTTGTTCTCTTGCCACCTAGAGTTGAGTGGTTGTTATCTGAATATATGCCTGTTAGGTAGGTACCTATCGCAGAAAAATGAGGCAACTGCTGAGACAAAGTGACACTAACCTTGAAAGTCGTCTGTGTGTGAACTACATGTGAATGAATCATACCACGCACGAAATGTTGTTTTACGCTCGGGTGTAAAGTTTTGCACACGCGTTACGTATGCAGCCGATGTGTGGTGCCGATGTGGAAAGGAATGCGAAAAATACATTCCTTACGAGGGTGGCTGAAGTGCATTTTGGTGGAAGATGCGCGTGCAAATTTGAAAATCGTATTTCTTTTTCTTCATCAAAAATCATGTCTTACAATTTTGTTAGGCTTGGCAGAAATTTGTAATATTTTTAACTGCGAATGaatcagcacagacaaacagatggacAACAGAGGAAATAAAgttgccatttggcaaacgaagttcgttcacttgaaaatccttagattttgcaaggattttgttcaaccgactggcttcactcaaactggaaacatttgtacaaaggtttgtccatccggatcgttcagcagaccaaagagctttctggtaggccttgcgagccgacctgaagggctccgatccagccgaacgtcgtctgttccaactctttctacattgtttcctgagcttcgccagatcagagctccaccaaggggttcctcttgtggtcttcaccgaccgcagagggcaagcttcttcaaaagcttccacgatgaaggtcgttgtagtatcaacggcatcatcttaatcttttggagtgtcaatggatggtgagtatccatgaaatttagctgcaaccaaatcggtaaagagatcccagttggttgaccgggggttcctgaaacgcaaagtttgcgaagtaacattcacattttcaaaaaagatgtagcgatggtcagataaagattcttcatctggtacatgccaattggtcagctcgtgataaattctgctagagcaatgcGTTTTTTCTAACACTTCCACTCCggcagataccataaaggttggacggttgcctatgttaaccctctaatacccaaatttttgattttgatctaaatatcatttttagtcatataaaatcgatttaaacatgttttggaagatcattctttttaattctcgatttcgtgaatttcagtttttgatttttctaatttttatttttgagcatccccacacttttatatttttcctggaagcctatttggggtaggggtaggcggggcaatatggacacccgggcagaatggacaccctcaatattttgaaatatgcgaacttttttgaacttttaatgaatggagaatatagtccactagctgtcccggcaaactttgtcttgccgtcttgtggtggtttgacaactgttgagctcaaaatagcaccgctctctagattgatttcatttcggtcgtgttgatttctttcccagctcatgaaaaatcagtattttatcaattttcttacttttctagttgagtttcgtaactttttgtacatataaacacaggcaccatgaatacgaaccgaaccgtgcaagaatcatgctgattggttcatccgttcttgagttttgttgcctcaaaggaacttcaaactcatttttatatatatagtccATTtgcctaaaacgtagtttcaggaaagaaacattcgaaattgaaagtatacttgattttacgcgaaaaagttgcgtcctccgttttttgtgtatgaaaattataattttcacaccatctaaaataagatttagtgattaatttattgcaggtcgattaaaacctgatatttctagaacacatgcaagtagttttgctgtatctacatgcttaacatgtttatattttcttctttattatatccaaaatcaagtttggaaatattttctgctgccggggcaaaatggacactcacctttttgaaagaagcggcaagggaaaaatataacctaaatcacaaaccaaccaaatactttgatttcagtatattttcggttaaatgttcactatagtagacatagggtgaaacaaattggtcaaaaaacgacagcagtggaaaatagttgttctagggacagctgtacatgccgacaaaaacgaagctttatccaaaacagcctgaatttaaattaactgaagaaaaataaactacttcggcgtattattcatccataatagtttgttttgtaatgaaatgactttatatgtgtaaataatgtacggaattcgtaaaagtctcatggtgtccatattgccccatgggagtgtccattctgccccgtatgcttgaagacggtcatgaaaaactaacatttttcataacattttttgaagtggataaatcatttttcttcgtgagcattcttatgcaatagatgccaaATAGACTTTAAatggatacatgtatcaaaaaactaaacttttttgacatcttgccaggtaaagttggcaaaaaccttagggtgtccatattgccccgcctacccctacggattttttgagatgaaaacattttgagattttatgattattgttgaaatatttttattttaattttttttcatataaaattttattttccgtgttttattttaaggaaaataattttagagtgtattcgatccccttaaactattaaacaaggatagaatggtttgggaaaaatttaaaatatgttaattgtagcgattcaatacaaaataaacaatgacttctaaaaggtgaccaaaatatcaatttttcaatgatttttgaaaaatgtaaatacgctttaaaatacaccaaaaaccgttttgagatatacaaaacagtcctaaatattagccaaaaatataaaaattttcatttccctcgaaacaaaaattacaaaaatgctcaaactataccccgtctaaaggcggggttgggtattagagggttaaataatgTAAGATCTGTActgcttaagtactccatcaaactggagcctctcaagttcatgactgagctgccccagattatatggtgagcattagcatcactaccaaccagtgctgaaaaattcatttcgtcatatctaaattcaatcacctacagctcattttagaagctgaacctgagaatatggtatatgaaaaacttgtgcggctagactagttctgcaagaaagtcacggaaaaaacgctaattttggaatatttaaggtaaatgttacggactatcttcgaaaaacaccaatgatattcacggtgaatatcttttggcatttttcaaaggtagtccgtgacatttaccttaaatattcgaaaaatggaggattttccgtgacttttttgcagaactggtctagccgcacaaatttttcatataccatattctcaggttcagcttctaaaatgagctgtaggtggttgaatttagatatgacgaaatgaaattttcagcactgctaccaacaattagcggaaggcattttgaagtgcagtatgcaatgatttgcttgaaagcatccgtaggggatggttcatcatgcggtaaataaaccgaacaataaacgtatttcctgttgaggtttcctacagatacatcgattgtgatagcacatacatctctagtagttagttcagagatgagtgtagcaacgcttgcgttgttgacaagcacatacgctcgaggcatgacacgtgagtttgccatttcattttggctgaaaatagcaaacaccggattcacaaagtttcctagatagaaattccccttacgaaagtaaggttcttggactaacgccacttgggctgtaccattttgcataagtctacaaagattgatcattgctgttcttttgtgctgaagattgatctgagctatcctaaccgtagccactactcaaactagGCAGGATTAAACTCTTAGCAATCACAGCACaagaaagaacagcaacaataaaaccagatcggtatcgatttgagtgcgccaaaggcgaggatgcacagaatacactgtaaaacgcataatgcgaaaccatataggtgaaaatttaaactaattaataacatcttcataatcccgcccttattcagccttaagtatgagattgaagaagggcagctgattgtctcggagaaacacaaggtccactgcgctattgctccggttagcacagtaagggcaaatactgtggagggtgccatggtactccacaggctccgtttgcgattaggtttttataagatccatccaaccattcattcctaggcacggtaagcgtaaagccgcattacaccttgaattaggggtcacctgattagtgaacTCCTACCACtgaaacaggcggtccgtagtgctattcttagccagttgaactaaccgctaccgatactacacagctatctaggctgatcgggaaaagaagtaaatattggtgatcaacttcatacgggcccgaaaagccgtcagttagtggttaggtttttattatacCCCtatccattcattcctaggcacagtAAGCCTATTGCCGCATCACACCattaattag contains:
- the LOC109418537 gene encoding m7GpppX diphosphatase isoform X2, whose protein sequence is MLEAAKQQKSDSVNSNNSINSSNHDDEHQQRRQVLGGSTTSTSYDLAQFEPVRILNNNSTHKSVSLLGHFGNLSRDKFAIIVLEKTAFTEAQLRNYSVVTKAAVTQTATTSSESESENSSTTAEVVVAAERSVFSSKSHLRTEFINDIYGNFLCVTDPEVNQLKVTIIYPATEKHISKYSAHARFLLEETADDYRSVTLPHLEQEQLSLEWLYNILEHRKEKDRIVYEDPSDEVGFILLPDLKWDGKTLEQLYLLALVRPKGIKSLRDLTTAHLPLLRNIREGGIKAIKERYGISSDHLRIYVHYQPSFYHLHVHFTYLKHDPPGIHCEKSHLLTTIIENLELVPDYYQRVTLSCVLSETDKLYAKLKAAKENADEDQPKVKRTKIE
- the LOC109418537 gene encoding m7GpppX diphosphatase isoform X1, whose protein sequence is MLEAAKQQKSDSVNSNNSINSSNHDDEHQQRRQGQSASPISATAAVTSPANPTSSPVVVLGGSTTSTSYDLAQFEPVRILNNNSTHKSVSLLGHFGNLSRDKFAIIVLEKTAFTEAQLRNYSVVTKAAVTQTATTSSESESENSSTTAEVVVAAERSVFSSKSHLRTEFINDIYGNFLCVTDPEVNQLKVTIIYPATEKHISKYSAHARFLLEETADDYRSVTLPHLEQEQLSLEWLYNILEHRKEKDRIVYEDPSDEVGFILLPDLKWDGKTLEQLYLLALVRPKGIKSLRDLTTAHLPLLRNIREGGIKAIKERYGISSDHLRIYVHYQPSFYHLHVHFTYLKHDPPGIHCEKSHLLTTIIENLELVPDYYQRVTLSCVLSETDKLYAKLKAAKENADEDQPKVKRTKIE